The Pseudoalteromonas carrageenovora IAM 12662 DNA window TTAAAAATGTAAGCTTTGCTTATTGCGCGAGCAAGCTTCACGCCTACGGGTGGTAGCTTTGGGCGATGGGCGTAAAGCTGCGGGTAGAGCAGGGTCTATGATAAATTTTTTATATTTGGATATTTGAGAACATTATGAAATACGATATTTTTAACGGTGATGCCGATGGCATTATCGCTCTATTACAGCTTCAACTGGCTAATCCTACGGATACTGTAAAGGTTACCGGTGTGAAAAGAGATATTCAATTAATGAAAAAAATCACTCCGCAAGAGGGTGATTGTATTCGAGTATTAGATATTTCAATGGAAAAAAACATGTCGGAGCTGCATGAAGCGTTGAGTGCGGGAGCTCGTGTAATGTATGTAGATCATCATAAAGCGGGAGACATACCTGCTCATGCTAATTTATTTGCACATATCGATTTAGATGCAAATATGTGCACAAGCCTAATTGTAAGCGATTTAATTGATAAGCAATTTCACTTATGGGCTATTACTGCCGCCTATGGCGATAATTTGTTTGCAAAGGCAGATAGCGAAGCTGACGAACTAAATTTAACAGATTTACAAAAATCACAACTAAAAGCATTTGGTACATACATAAATTATAACGGCTACGGCAGTGAAGTGGCCGATTTGCACTTTGCACCAGAAGAGTTATACGAACTGCTTTTACAGTATAAATCTCCATTTGATGCAATAAACGATAAAAAATCGGTTTATTACACCCTTGAGCTAGCCTACAAAGCCGATATGGAAAAAGCTGCTAATGCACAGGTTGTACATGATTGCGATACAGCCAAGGTTATTTTGTTAGAGGATGCAGCCTGGGCCCGCCGAGTAAGTGGTGTATTAGGTAATGATTTAGCTAACCAATCGCCAAATAAAGCACATGCCGTATTTACCTTTAATAATAAAGGTAGTTACTTAGTAAGTGTAAGAGCGCCGCTTAACAATAAGCAAGGTGCCGTTGATATTTGTAGTAAATTTGCGACAGGCGGAGGCCGTGCCGCTGCTGCAGGCATAAACGAATTACCTAAATCGCAAGTTGAAAGCTTTGTTGAGGAGCTTGTAGGTTATTACAAGTAGAAATGTTAGGTAGTAACGAACAACGAGCAGCGGGTGATGGGCGACGAGCGACGGGCTACGAGCGGCTCGGTGTTAAATTTACTTGTAGGCGTCTTGCTTGCTGGCGCATTGGTTTAAAAATGTAAGCTTCGCTTTTGCGCGAGCAAGCTTCACGCCTACGGGTGATAGCTTTGGGCAAAGGGCGATGGGCTACGAGCGGCTCGGTGTTAAATTTACTTGTAGGCATCTTGCTTGCAGGCTCACTGGTTTAAAAATGTAAGCTTTGTTTATTGCGTGAGCAAGCTTCACGCCTACGGGTGATAGCCTTGGGCTTATTTATTATTTAATAAAACACGTTATTAGTTATATTCAGGTTATATCTACTTTACTGTTGGTAAGTTAAGATCAAACTATAAATTATTATTTTAAAATAAAGGACTAAATATGAAAGCTGTTATCCCTGTTGCGGGCCTTGGAACACGTATGTTACCAATGACTAAAGCTATTCCTAAAGAAATGCTACCAATTGTTGATAAGCCACTTATTCAATACATTGTTAGTGAGTGTGTAGCTGCGGGTATTAAAGACATAGTGCTTGTAACTCATAGCTCTAAAAACGCGATTGAAAACCACTTTGACACAAGCTACGAGCTTGAAGCTACGCTTGAAAAGCGTGTTAAGCGTGCGCTGCTCGAAGAAGTTCGTTCTATTTGCCCGGCTGATGTAACAGTAATGAGCGTTCGTCAAGGCGAAGCTAAAGGCTTAGGGCATGCTATTTTATGTGCAAAACCTATTGTTGGCGATGACAATTTTATTGTATTACTACCAGATGTAATACTTGATGCTTATACGGCTGATCAAAAAACTGAAAACTTAGCCGCTATGATCAAGCGTTTTAACGAAACCAAAGCTAGCCAAATTATGCTTGAGCCAGTAGCACAGGAAGACGTAAGTAAATACGGTATTGCTGATATTAATGGCGTGCAATTAACACCTGGCAACAGTGCTGCAATTAAAACTATGGTTGAAAAACCTGATGCTGACGTAGCGCCTTCAAACCTTGCGGTAGTTGGCTGTTATGTATTAAGTAAAAATATTTGGCCATTATTAGCTAAAACACCAGTTGGTGCTGGTGGCGAAATACAGCTAACGGATTCTATTG harbors:
- a CDS encoding DHHA1 domain-containing protein, whose product is MKYDIFNGDADGIIALLQLQLANPTDTVKVTGVKRDIQLMKKITPQEGDCIRVLDISMEKNMSELHEALSAGARVMYVDHHKAGDIPAHANLFAHIDLDANMCTSLIVSDLIDKQFHLWAITAAYGDNLFAKADSEADELNLTDLQKSQLKAFGTYINYNGYGSEVADLHFAPEELYELLLQYKSPFDAINDKKSVYYTLELAYKADMEKAANAQVVHDCDTAKVILLEDAAWARRVSGVLGNDLANQSPNKAHAVFTFNNKGSYLVSVRAPLNNKQGAVDICSKFATGGGRAAAAGINELPKSQVESFVEELVGYYK
- the galU gene encoding UTP--glucose-1-phosphate uridylyltransferase GalU; protein product: MKAVIPVAGLGTRMLPMTKAIPKEMLPIVDKPLIQYIVSECVAAGIKDIVLVTHSSKNAIENHFDTSYELEATLEKRVKRALLEEVRSICPADVTVMSVRQGEAKGLGHAILCAKPIVGDDNFIVLLPDVILDAYTADQKTENLAAMIKRFNETKASQIMLEPVAQEDVSKYGIADINGVQLTPGNSAAIKTMVEKPDADVAPSNLAVVGCYVLSKNIWPLLAKTPVGAGGEIQLTDSIDALMTQETVEAFHMSGRSHDCGDKLGYLKAIVEYSMRDEKLGKDFTEFMTQIAQSDEQTVKGNVVNL